A part of Podarcis muralis chromosome 13, rPodMur119.hap1.1, whole genome shotgun sequence genomic DNA contains:
- the LOC114583112 gene encoding vomeronasal type-2 receptor 26-like, which produces MTYKATLSLLSTQKMFVPNFSCDKQNQLIAIIGGCFSEISVNMAFISATHKTPQLTYGSFLPLKGSKMLFPFLYQMVPTESYQQMGVVRLLQHFGWKWVGVGAVNDDKGDRFLQTMMPMLAQNGICYAFIVRMPKWDYVEGMVDLMLKQFKNYEVMFEKKASIFFVYGEPPSFQIVRIFLFLASYMEWPPLGKVWIITSHWDFTSVSIQKTWDMQTFHGSISFTAHSNQPPGFQKFIKEITPFGVKGDGFIQDFWEQAFSCSLKKQEEAYKETCTGEEKLESIPGILFEMKMTGHSYSVYNAVYAMAHALHDLYRLRLKHRRLLEDWRLVFQKIHHFLKLITFNNSVGEAIRFDDNGELVTGFDVTNWMMFLNASVVRVKVGTLNPQAPRGKELTIHDDQIVWHQSFNQVLPVSVCNDNCYPGYNRKKKEGAKFCCYDCVPCPEGMISNKKDMDCCINCPEDQYANENQTQCIPRIISYLTYNEDLGIILFIMAISLSVVAALVLGIFMKHKESPIVKANNQNLTYILLVSLLLCFLCSLLFIGQPGKATCPLRQTAFGIIFSLALSSVLAKTITVVLAFMATKPGAKMRKWVGKRTANSIILLSTFIQAGVCTLWLSTAPPFPDTDPYSFYGEIILVCNENSATMFYCVLGYMGSLAIISFIVAFLARKLPDSFNEAKFITFSMLLFCSVWLSFVPTYLSTKGKYMVAVEIFSILCSTAGLLGCIFFPKCYIIVLRPDLNSKEHIMQRKI; this is translated from the exons ATGACTTATAAGGCCACACTGAGCCTGCTTTCCACACAAAAGATGTTTGTTCCCAACTTCAGTTGTGACAAGCAGAACCAATTGATAGCTATCATTGGAGGATGTTTCTCTGAGATCTCTGTCAATATGGCTTTCATTTCAGCAACCCACAAAACTCCACAG CTCACGTATGGATCATTCTTGCCATTaaaaggatccaaaatgctatTCCCTTTTCTGTACCAAATGGTCCCAACTGAATCCTACCAGCAAATGGGAGTTGTGAGATTACTTCAGCATTTTGGATGGAAATGGGTTGGGGTTGGTGCTGTGAATGATGACAAAGGGGACAGGTTTTTACAGACAATGATGCCAATGCTTGCTCAAAATGGAATCTGTTATGCCTTCATAGTAAGAATGCCAAAATGGGATTATGTGGAGGGGATGGTAGACTTGATGttaaagcagtttaaaaattatgaagttatgtttgagaaaaaaGCCAGTATATTTTTTGTATATGGAGAACCTCCATCCTTTCAGATTGTGAGGATATTTCTTTTCCTAGCAAGCTATATGGAATGGCCTCCTCTTGGTAAAGTGTGGATTATTACATCCCACTGGGATTTCACATCAGTGTCCATTCAGAAGACATGGGATATGCAAACCTTCCATGGTTCTATATCTTTCACTGCTCACTCAAATCAGCCACCAGGCTTCCAAAAATTTATTAAGGAGATAACGCCTTTTGGGGTGAAAGGAGATGGATTTATCCAGGACTTCTGGGAACAGGCATTCAGCTGTTCATTAAAGAAGCAGGAGGAAGCCTATAAGGAAACATGCACTGGggaagagaagctggagagcATTCCTGGTATTTTGTTTGAAATGAAGATGACTGGCCATAGTTACAgtgtctacaatgctgtctatgccatggcacatgctttgcacgACCTATACAGATTGAGACTGAAGCATAGAAGGTTGTTAGAAGATTGGAGATtggtgtttcagaaa ATCCATCACTTTCTAAAGCTCATCACATTCAATAACAGTGTTGGAGAAGCAATACGTTTTGATGACAATGGAGAATTAGTAACAGGCTTTGATGTTACAAATTGGATGATGTTTCTGAATGCGTCAGTGGTTAGAGTAAAAGTTGGAACACTAAATCCTCAGGCTCCTCGAGGCAAAGAGTTAACCATTCATGATGACCAAATTGTCTGGCACCAAAGCTTTAATCAG GTACTACCAGTTTCTGTGTGTAATGACAACTGCTATCCTGGCTACAACAGAAAAAAGAAGGAGGGAGcaaaattttgctgctatgattgtgtgcCGTGTCCAGAAGGGATGATCTCTAATAAGAAag acaTGGATTGCTGCATCAATTGTCCTGAAGACCAGTATGCCAATGAAAACCAAACTCAGTGCATTCCAAGGATTATAAGCTACCTTACTTACAACGAAGATTTGGGGATCATCTTATTTATTATGGCTATTTCTCTCTCTGTTGTCGCAGCTTTAGTTCTTGGAATTTTTATGAAGCATAAGGAGAGTCCAATAGTAAAAGCTAACAACCAGAACCTCACCTACAtccttcttgtttccctcctcctttgTTTCCTCTGTTCCCTGCTCTTCATCGGACAGCCTGGAAAGGCAACCTGCcctctccgacaaacggcctttggcatcatcttctctttGGCCCTCTCTTCTGTATTGGCAAAGACTATCACCGTGGTTCTGGCCTTCATGGCAACCAAACCAGGTGCCAAAATGAGGAAATGGGTTGGCAAAAGAACAGCAAATTCTATTATCCTTCTCTCCACTTTTATTCAAGCTGGTGTTTGTACTCTTTGGTTAAGTACCGCTCCTCCATTTCCAGATACAGACCCATATTCATTCTATGGGGAAATCATACTAGTTTGTAATGAGAATTCAGCtaccatgttttactgtgttttgggCTATATGGGCTCTCTAGCCATTATCAGTTTCATTGTGGCTTTTCTAGCcaggaagttacctgacagtttcaatgaagccaagttcatcactttcagcatgttgctgTTTTGTAGTGTGTGGTTATCCTTTGTTCCCAcctatctgagcaccaaaggaaaatacatggtggctgtggagatcttctccatcttatgCTCCACTGCTGGGTTACTGGGTTGCATATTTttccctaaatgctacatcattgtgctgaggcctgaccTAAATAGTAAAGAACATATAATGCAAAGGAAAATATGA
- the LOC114583115 gene encoding vomeronasal type-2 receptor 26-like, producing MFVVIAVVILISSYNPYYSSVPKNYQHILALAFAVKEINENPTILSNISLGFRILNSYFNARMTYKATLSLLSTQQRFVPNFRCHNQNNMIALIGECFSEISANIAVILASKKIPQLTYGTFLPSWDERIIFPFLYHMVPNEAHQYIGAVRLFQHFGWTWVGLLAVDNDKGDRFLQTMLPLLSENDICSAFVIRLPQWSYVDEMIQLLLKHVKNSVTTILQGKANAIFVYGENPSFQVLRMLLFLAHFTELPPLEKVWIITSHWDFTSMSLQKNWEMQTFHGSLSFTVHSDQPLGFQKFIQTLNPSWSKGDGFIQDFWEQAFSCSLKMLMEDEESACTGEEKLESIPGILFEMKMTGHSYSIYNAVYAVAHALQAIYKSTSKRRSLDKTNRLLLQNMQPWQVHHLLRNIIFNNSVGDTIHFNENRELVAGFDITNWMMFPNGSVMRLKVGRLEPQAPLGNVLTMNYDQIVWHQSFNQVLPHSVCTDSCYPGSSRKKKEGEKFCCYDCALCPDGMISNKKDMDACVKCPEEQYPNKNQTKCIPKLVTYLSYKEDLGIILATLAISFSLTTCSVLGIFMKYKETPIVKANNRTLTYILLVSLLLCFLCSLLFIGQPGKATCLLRQTTFGIVFSVALSSVLAKTITVVVAFMGTKPGSRMRKWVGKRLTNSIVLSCSFIQAAICTLWLSSAPPFPGRDMHSVKGEIILECKEGSVSMLYCVLGYMGSLAIISFMVAFLARKLPDSFNEAKFITFSMLVFCSVWLSFIPTYLSTKGKYMVAVEIFSILCSTAGLLGCIFSPKCYIIVLRPELNNREQLIRKLK from the exons ATGTTTGTTGTCATTGCTGTGGTCATTTTAATAAGCAGCTATAATCCTTATTACAGTTCAGTTCCTAAGAACTACCAGCATATTCTGGCTTTAGCATTTGCtgtcaaagaaataaatgagAACCCCACAATCTTGTCAAATATCTCTCTTGGCTTTCGGATCCTCAATAGTTACTTCAATGCAAGGATGACCTACAAGGCCACTCTGAGCCTCCTTTCCACACAGCAAAGATTTGTCCCCAACTTCCGCTGTCACAACCAAAACAATATGATAGCACTCATTGGAGAATGTTTCTCTGAGATCTCTGCTAACATTGCAGTGATTTTGGCAAGCAAGAAGATTCCACAG ctcACTTATGGAACTTTTCTGCCATCATGGGATGAGAGaataattttcccttttttgtacCATATGGTCCCAAATGAAGCCCACCAGTACATTGGAGCTGTCCGGTTATttcagcattttggatggacatgggTTGGGCTCTTGGCTGTGGACAATGACAAAGGGGACAGATTTCTACAGACAATGCTGCCTTTGCTTTCTGAGAATGACATCTGTTCTGCATTCGTCATTAGACTACCACAATGGAGTTATGTGGATGAAATGATACAGTTGCTTCTGAAGCATGTGAAAAACTCTGTAACCACTATATTGCAGGGGAAAGCCAATGCAATATTTGTATATGGAGAAAACCCATCTTTTCAAGTTTTGAGAATGTTGCTATTTCTAGCACACTTCACTGAGTTGCCTCCTCTCGAGAAAGTATGGATTATTACATCGCACTGGGATTTCACATCAATGTCTCTTCAAAAGAATTGGGAAATGCAAACTTTCCATGGCTCCTTATCCTTCACTGTTCACTCAGATCAGCCATTAGGATTCCAAAAATTCATTCAAACATTAAATCCTTCCTGGTCGAAGGGAGATGGTTTTATCCAGGACTTCTGGGAACAGGCCTTCAGCTGTTCATTAAAAATGCTCATGGAGGATGAGGAGAGTGCCTGTACTGGAGAGGAAAAGCTGGAGAGCATTCCTGGAATattatttgaaatgaaaatgacaggtcacagctacagtatctacaatgctgtctatgctgttGCACATGCTTTGCAAGCCATTTACAAATCCACCTCAAAGCGTAGAAGTTTGGATAAAACGAACAGATTGCTATTACAGAACATGCAACCGTGGCAG GTTCATCATTTACTAAGAAACATCATATTCAATAACAGTGTTGGAGACACAATCCACTTTAATGAAAATAGAGAATTAGTTGCAGGCTTTGATATTACAAACTGGATGATGTTCCCAAATGGCTCAGTGATGAGATTAAAAGTTGGAAGGCTAGAACCTCAGGCTCCTCTGGGAAATGTATTGACCATGAACTATGACCAGATTGTGTGGCACCAAAGCTTTAATCAG GTTCTGCCTCATTCTGTGTGCACTGACAGCTGCTATCCTGGCTccagcaggaaaaagaaggaaggagagaaattttgctgctatgactgTGCTCTGTGTCCAGATGGGATGATCTCCAACAAGAAGG ATATGGATGCCTGTGTCAAATGTCCAGAAGAACAATATCCAAACAAGAACCAAACTAAATGCATTCCAAAATTGGTAACATATCTCTCTTATAAAGAAGATTTGGGGATCATCTTAGCTACCTTggctatttctttctctttgaccACATGTTCAGTACTTGGAATTTTCATGAAGtacaaggaaactcccatagtgaaagccaacaaccggaccctcacctacatcctcctcgtctccctcctcctttgcttcctctgctctttgcTCTTCATTGGACAACCTGGAAAGGCAACCTGCCTTCTACGTCAAACCACttttggcattgtcttctctgtggccctttcttctgtgttggcaaagaccatcactgtGGTTGTGGCATTTATGGGAACaaaaccaggatccaggatgaggaaatgggtggggaaaagactcaCTAATTCTattgttctctcctgctctttTATTCAGGCTGCCATTTGTACTCTTTGGTTAAGTTCTGCTCCTCCATTCCCAGGTAGAGACATGCATTCAGTGAAAGGTGAAATCATACTGGAATGTAAGGAGGGTTCTGTTTCCATGCTTTATTGTGTCTTGGGCTACATGGGTTCCCTAGCCATAATCAGCTTCATGGTGGCTTTTCTTGCCAGAAAGTTACCTGACAGCTTCAATGaggccaagttcatcactttcagcatgttggtgttttgcagtgtgtggttaTCCTTTattccaacctacctgagcaccaaaggaaaatacatggtggctgtggagatcttctccatcttatgCTCCACTGCTGGattactgggttgcatcttttccccaaaatgttacATCATTGttctgaggcctgagctgaacaacagGGAACAACTCATAAGGAAATTGAAATGA
- the LOC114582400 gene encoding vomeronasal type-2 receptor 26-like, with the protein MVTYVGWQSFLNSIMLVVMLLLALLCQTASKTHSINCSIYDDPLPIPHNFYKTGEIIIGEIVSQVFLNYDNLSFTEQPMQTLIDEPISVPKNYQHILALAFAVKEINENPTILSNISLGFRILNSYFNARMTYKATLSLLSTQQRFVPNFSCHNQNNMISLIGGCFSEISANIAVILASKKTPQLTYGTFLPSGDEKMYFPLLYRMVPNEAHQYMGAVRLFQHFGWTWVGLLAVDNDKGDRFLQTMLPLLSENGICSAFVIRLPQWSFVDQLIELFLDHVQSYATIFQGKANVLFIYGENPSFQVLRILLFLMHFTSWPPLEKVWIITSHWDFISMSLQKNWEMQTFHGSLSFTVHSDQPLGFQKFIQTLNPSWSKEDGFIQDFWEQAFNCSLKMLMEDEESACTGEEKLESIPGILFEMKMTGHSYSIYNAVYAVAHALQAIYKSTSKRRSLDKRNRLLLQNVKPWQVHHFLRSILFNNSVGDTIHFNEDRELVAGYDITNWMMFPNGSVVRVKVGKLEPQAPPGSELTINYDQIMWHHGFNQVLPVSVCNNNCYPGYSRKKKEGEKFCCYDCAACPEGMISSKIDVDACVECPEDQYPNKHQTKCIPRVVSYLSYKENLGIILATLAIAFSLITAFVFVTFIKHKDTPIVKANNRTLTYMLLISLLLCFLCSLLFIGQPGKVTCILRQTAFGIIFSLALSSVLAKTITVVLAFMATKPGAKMRKWVGKGVANLIVLFCSFAQAGICTLWLCTYPPFPDTDMHSSYGNMILQCNEGSATMFYCVLSYMGSLAIISFIVAFLARKLPDSFNEAKFITFSMLVFCSVWLSFVPTYLSTKGKYMVAVEIFSILCSSAGLLGCIFSPKCYIILLRPELNSREHLMRKIK; encoded by the exons ATGGTAACCTATGTTGGTTGGCAAAGTTTTCTCAACAGCATCATGCTAGTGGTCATGTTGCTGCTTGCACTGTTGTGTCAAACTGCATCCAAGACACATTCTATTAACTGCAGCATATATGATGATCCTCTCCCTATTCCTCATAACTTTTATAAGACAGGTGAAATAATCATTGGGGAGATTGTTTCTCAGGTGTTCCTAAACTACGATAACCTCTCTTTCACAGAACAGCCTATGCAGACATTGATTGACGAACCTAT ATCAGTGCCTAAGAACTACCAACATATTCTGGCTTTAGCATTTGCGGTCAAAGAGATCAATGAGAATCCCACAATCTTGTCAAATATCTCTCTTGGCTTCCGCATCCTCAATAGTTACTTCAATGCAAGGATGACCTACAAGGCCACTCTGAGCCTCCTTTCCACACAACAAAGGTTTGTCCCCAACTTCAGCTGTCACAACCAGAACAATATGATATCACTCATTGGAGGATGTTTCTCTGAGATCTCTGCTAACATTGCAGTGATTTTGGCAAGCAAGAAGACTCCTCAG CTCACTTATGGAACATTTTTACCATCAGGGGATGAGAAAATGTATTTCCCTTTATTGTACCGCATGGTCCCAAATGAAGCCCACCAGTACATGGGAGCTGTCCGGTTATttcagcattttggatggacatgggTTGGGCTCTTGGCTGTGGACAATGACAAAGGGGACCGGTTTTTGCAGACAATGCTGCCTTTGCTTTCTGAGAATGGCATCTGTTCTGCATTCGTAATTAGACTACCACAATGGAGTTTTGTGGACCAACTGATAGAGTTGTTTCTGGACCACGTGCAAAGCTATGCAACCATCTTTCAGGGTAAagcaaatgtattatttatatatgGAGAAAACCCATCTTTTCAAGTTTTGAGAATATTGCTATTTCTAATGCACTTCACTAGCTGGCCTCCTCTGGAGAAAGTATGGATTATTACATCTCACTGGGATTTCATATCAATGTCCCTTCAAAAGAATTGGGAAATGCAAACATTCCATGGATCCCTATCCTTCACTGTTCACTCAGATCAGCCATTAGGATTCCAAAAATTCATTCAAACATTAAATCCTTCCTGGTCGAAAGAAGATGGTTTTATCCAGGACTTCTGGGAACAGGCCTTCAACTGTTCATTAAAAATGCTCATGGAGGATGAGGAGAGTGCCTGTACTGGAGAGGAAAAGCTGGAGAGCATTCCTGGAATattatttgaaatgaaaatgacaggtcacagctacagtatctacaatGCTGTATATGCTGTTGCACATGCTTTGCAAGCCATTTACAAATCCACCTCAAAGCGTAGAAGTTTGGATAAAAGGAACAGATTGCTATTACAGAACGTGAAACCGTGGCAG GTTCATCATTTTCTTAGAAGCATCTTATTCAATAACAGTGTTGGAGACACTATCCACTTTAACGAAGATAGAGAATTAGTTGCAGGCTATGATATTACAAACTGGATGATGTTCCCCAATGGCTCAGTGGTCAGAGTAAAAGTTGGAAAGCTAGAACCTCAGGCTCCTCCAGGCAGTGAACTGACCATTAATTATGACCAAATTATGTGGCATCATGGCTTTAATCAG GTGCTCCCAGTTTCTGTGTGTAACAACAATTGTTATCCTGGCTACAGCAGAaagaagaaggagggagagaaattttgctgctatgattgtgctgcATGTCCAGAAGGAATGATCTCCAGCAAAATAG ATGTGGATGCCTGTGTTGAATgtccagaagatcagtatcccaACAAGCACCAAACTAAATGCATTCCAAGAGTTGTAAGCTACCTCTCTTACAAAGAAAATTTAGGGATCATCTTAGCTACCTTGGCTATTGCTTTCTCTTTGATCACAGCTTTTGTATTTGTAACTTTTATTAAACACAAGGACACCCCAATAGTGAAAGCCAACAACCGAACCCTCACCTACATGCTCCTCatctctcttcttctttgcttcctttgttccttgcTCTTCATTGGACAGCCTGGAAAGGTGACATGCATTCTCCGACaaacagcttttggcatcatcttctctttGGCCCTTTCTTCAGTgctggcaaagaccatcactgtggttctggcaTTCATGGCAACCAAACCAGGAGCcaagatgaggaaatgggtggggaaaggagtAGCAAATTTGATTGTTCTTTTTTGTTCCTTTGCTCAGGCTGGCATTTGTACTCTTTGGTTATGTACTTACCCTCCGTTCCCAGATACAGACATGCACTCATCATATGGAAATATGATATTGCAATGTAATGAAGGTTCAGCtaccatgttttactgtgtcttgaGCTATATGGGTTCCCTGGCCATAATCAGCTTCATTGTGGCTTTTCTTGCCAGGAAGTTACCTGACAGCTTCAATGaggccaagttcatcactttcagcatgttggtcttttgtaGTGTGTGGCTTtcctttgttccaacctacctgagcacaaaaggaaaatacatggtggctgtggagatcttctccatcttatgTTCCAGTGCCGGattactgggttgcatcttttccccaaaatgcTACATTATTCTGCTGAGGCCTGAGCTTAACAGCAGGGAACACCTTAtgaggaaaataaaatga